The Silene latifolia isolate original U9 population chromosome Y, ASM4854445v1, whole genome shotgun sequence sequence tctgataaaatctgccatttataatctgtttatgctgaaattaatccgttgtttaccaaacaggacCCAAGTTTAAGAATCAGGTTAACTAAATAAATTTGAGGGAAGTTTGTGGTAGGGCCAACTTTAGAAATAATTATTTTCCCTAAAATCAGGGAACCAATCAGAAGCATTTAAATGCTTTGACTTTTATAGTAAAGGGATGTAAGAGGTTTCATATTAATCCGATAACATTATTATTAGACCATGTTTTTATGAGAATTAGAGAACTTTAAATAGTCGATTATCCTAAATTCTCTAGGATAAGTTCATGATAAAAGTATTTCTCtattgatttcattttttttacaaTTTAGGACTTATTTGGAATGAGAGTAataattaagggagtaatagagaTAAAATGAACTAAAAGATGAAGGGAAGTGATGGGGTTGGAGATAAAAATGGATAGAAATGGGGAAATGTGTGATATTCCCTccattaagggagtaattgttaccCACCTCGCTTTCCAAGTAATAATTACCTCCATATAGAGGTAATAATTCTTCTCTCACCTCCTCTTTCCACcatccacaaccaccacaaagcACCAATCTCCTccaatttcttcttattttagctcttATTACCCTCTTAATGATTACTCCCATTTCAAGCAAGCCCTTATagtaaatactccctccgtcacgGTCAATAGTTATCTACGGAGTATTTTATTTTGGTGTATCAGTAAATAGTTATCTATTTTCATTTTTGGCTTATTTTTGTGGGTCTCTCCAGGTATAAGTGGGAGATTAGTGATTAGTGTGTTGGTCTTGGAGTCAAAAGCAATAGATAATTATTATTGATTAGGAAGAAGTGAGTATTAAGTATTGGAAAATGAGATAGCGCCACCGGTTGGCACCAATCTCGGTACCACCGATGGCATTATTGTTAATTAGATGATGTTTTTGACATTTTGAAGATTTAGTCAAATCACTTCATAAACAGTAAAACACGAAGACTAGATAAATATTTAAATGACATAGATGAGTTCAAAGAAGTCTCGCTCGACAATACCAGCTGCCATGTTCGTTGTCTAAAACACGTTTTGCTTCCATATTTTAGCCACACTGATATAAATTCCAAAATACTCTTAGTTTCAACTGACATGCATATTTACAATTGAACATATCGTCGCAATCAGACCACTATACGAATTGAAATGGGTATTCTAAAGTTATTTAATACACATGATGGTGGTCGGCGAAATTGATTCACAGAAATTTATGTCTGAAGAATTGTTTACATAATGGTGGTAGGCGAACTCGATTTACAGAAATTCATAACAGAAGAATTGTTTACTTTTGGTTAGCAAGCAAAATTGAACCTCATTTGGCATCATGACCTTTGTATAAATTTTCCAAAGCACCTAATCTTTCTATTTAGTTGAAAAGGCTTCAATGGTTCATGACGGAAGGAAAACCCAAAACATACACAGATATACTCCATATCAGTTTCGTAGATGCTCGCTAATTTTGCAGTGGAGGTTAGAAATTTGACTTTTATGCCCTTCCCTATTTGCGGGCAAAATCTAAACAGACATTATTTATTTTAAGTAGGGTGGTACTGAGATTGTGTATCATCCGGTGGCGCCCTATCGATATctcattgtatttatttattgatttcatttttttgatgctaatttttgtttaatttgttttgattcgtcaatataattaaataaatatttatcATGAATCAAATTGTATAGCTTTGGATCTTCAAGTTTTTAGCTATGTGAATGTTGCGATAAAAGGATATTCTTTTCAATAATGGGCTTATATTCTCCTTTGAAAACAAAACATGGTGTTTATGCCGCAGCACGTACAAGATCGAATCACTTGACTATGTATTGCTCTATATTTTGACTAATAATAAAAGCATCTCACTCGGATGCCAACATAATAGGTTTAGATGGTTGCACACTTGCACTGCACCGTATATTAGTTGGATTTGTTAAATGTAGGGTGGTCTAATTTAAAGTGTACTCATTATTTTAATAACATTTACGGAGTATTATTCTAAAGGTCAAATGGCTGTTAAAATTattgaataatgttagtagtatgGTTTTAAAACTAGATAATCAATTTGGGACGAGATAAAATAATTTTACATGAATAAATTATTGGACATTGGATTAAAGGAGTCGTTGGTAAATGACCGAGTAGAGCTTTAAGCCTCAATCCATTGTCTCTTATACGTGAAATTAAATCGCCATTTCTTTGAGGAAGTGAAGTTTAATATTGCTTTCGGGAAGCCAACACTATTTCCGACGGTAAGTAGTAAGATCAAGGGCTAAAGAAACTTGCAAAAATCGATTCTCTCTAGGGTTTCCTATGAGGGCTCCTACTGGACGGAGTTCTTGAATCTTCCTTATTTTCGAGGCTTCTCCCTCACTTTCGTGTAGGGTTTTCGCTTCTTTTTCCGTTATTTAAGTCTCTATTTCGATATCTCTGCTAGGGTTTGTGTGATTGACAGTTATGGAGAATAGGGCACAAAAAAACAAAGTAATCGTTTGTGACAATGAGTATGTTTGGGACGTGGGTGAACAACAAGGGCAGGAGAAGGAGTTTTTCATTCTAATTGGGCGAATCTGGACAACGAAGGCCATTAATGTCAAAGCCGCCATCGACACAATGACACGACTATGGCAAACGAAAGGTACGATTGTTGCAAATGTTCTCGATGCTAAAGATAGGATTTTTATATTCAAATTTGAAAATGAGAAGGATAGAACCAAGATTATTGATGGACAGCCATGGCATTTCGAAAAATTTATCTGGTGTTTTAACGAACCAAATGGGGAAGGAAAGCTCTCAGAAACACCGCTTTACCATGTTCCTTTGTGGATAAGGGTGTATGACCTTCCTATTAAGGGCAGAACCAATGAGGCGAATCTTCGACACTTAGGGCAGCAGTTAGGGCAATATGTGGGTAGTGAGGAATCGTCTTTATCTGAAATTGATAGAGCGGTTAGATTGAGGATTGTGCATGATGTCCGGAAGCCCCTTAAGAAGCATGTGGGGGTACGAATGGCTAAGGGCAATATGGTGGAATTCAAGGTAAAATATGAGCGCCTCCCTATCTTTTGTTATGGGTGTGGGCAATTAGGGCATGGAGAAAAGGACTGCGAGGAGGGCCCGTATGAGAATGGAGAATTGCAGTTTGGTGAGGACGTTAGAGCTTCCCCGTGGAAGCCTGTGAAGACAGTGGCAGAAACTTCAAAGGGGAAAGGTAGATCTTTGGGCAAGGAGATGGAAGATGAATATCAAAAGAGGGAAGAGGAGGCAGTGCAAAATCTGATTGACAAGCTCCAAAAAATTGTTGTGAAAGGGAAGGAAAGGGGTAGGGATCTAAACCATATGTAGATACCCGTaaccgtcgatattggaatttatagagaacccgacaaacacccgatgatgataggacacatgtattctttagttgtcattgtcattatttgggctcgttttacgatgtagaatgagcgttgtcgatttatattttattaatttaaatgatatttaaattaaatgttttttttaaagtgaattcattttattgttttaatttgaatttattttcttaaatttattttattgaaaataaaatatattttttgatttgaaaaatcattctttagttaattgatttgaaaaatcaatttaaatcgttttataaatcgtatttgaagaactcgttttttacgacgattttatacgcgattttgagctcgttttcaacttgatttgggcacgattttcgaagcaaactcgaaccaattcctgacccataacccaacccatcactgaccctcataaccaggccctaataccatgcaaacccacgtccatacctccttattttcgagccccaaacagcagcacaaaccagtccgtcacccttcaacccgagtccactaacagccccaaacccgctccaaacaccacttaaacacGTGCTcattaaccctaatccataccctagtatcctacccatattaccctagcttaaccaccaagaaacagccctccaaaaccctacacgagctcacaatagctgctggacagcagcagcgaaacagagcagcccgactgcttgttgctctcttttaccctactttaactccctataaatacctcccctctgccatactttcattcctctaagttctccatacatactaccttcacttacaagctttaaactccagaaacaaaccctaattgcctcccaaaaaccctcgacaaaaccgacttacaaactgagaatcagtttgtgtgtcctctttgaaaccgtttgttcaaccatcaaacctccattaaaattcgagtttcttgttccaaattaaccacacaacatccatctacatcttagacaaagatttatgAGTCAAATTGcacttgagagtacacgaatcccctcgaaaaacaaagtgttatacactctgttttcgcggcttttcctgtctgtccaattctgtttgtgctcgtttttcgtgcccaataactcaaaacgagcagggatttttttaagatctctgttctcctctctttctagttttcaaaacatcttttaaatctaattttcaccgtgaaacgagtgagaaattgcagtttgaaagttgctgtccagatttgcaaaaaaacgtgttattgctttgttccttcgtcgacgacggcctctcgagataaaatctatgatcgattacgacccaagacggtgtcaaagatacatgtagattgagggtgcatcaaatcctcctcttctcccttttatttcgtttttttatgtttgtttttttattgtttcgttttattttgtttatcgtttgttatcgttaactatgaaactagtttagtccgagtatgagttaaagtaccaccacgaacacccgcgttgacttgatatgggaaagaaatccgctacatcagtcggtcgtatcccccgtctcatttacatatcctcgtgttcaaggtagggcattaataaaacgaattctaacttcgctcttcgcttttgacccctctcttgtttCGTTTAATTCGACCTGCccaaggaccattcacatgttagttcgacctctgattgttaacatatgactcatttagatgacattagatcaatttaataacctaattagacacgttagatggcttcgacacaagcattaaaatcaactaacaattctgtaacttaattgaatgcatctctctctttcacataatttctcgctagtataagagtgcgtgattagcaccttcttattaacactcgacgagttaatttaattagcgaactttacctaatttgacccctttaggccgtgtagaatacacattcgcgtgacatcatctcaatcgatcaacgtcgtttctaacttgttttataaatcgtttcgcaatcatttgatctaactaatgaacctaacctaggaactagggggGACAtggcttggccgtgagggtggccgtgccttttgtcgttcttgcttcgtttttttaatatcatttgttctttgttgttttttagcttgtaatttatagtttgttcatcgacttgtaattttcaagtttgttttacttttatcgagtcaaaacttcttcaaaaaccttagtcttatttggttagatagttgtgctccaattcatgtaggagcgtagtaaaccgcatgttgtttaaagcgacatggcccgatttatgctaatgcatgctttggtgtgtggcctaatgtctaattcgatgagattaagcgaaagcacgcattacgaggagtgacccaaggccgtgagtcatgtaagccgtgggccaccccccttgtgcacgttttcctaggccaaattggccgtgtaatgtgtcgtgtatggttttgtgtatagcaattgtatttagatcgagttgtatctctaatttctcgttgtgtcggcatgaaatgcccgggttataatagggtagatcccaacggctccccccattccccctaagccttgtttgctttgtttatatgttgttagatcaatcaacccacatgctaaattacaactttgacaaagttagtttagttgcatctaaatcgacatagaaacttcacatgttagggttttaaaaacgatgtttgcatatcatatatcgtagtagctacgaccttgtttgaaatccgacacttgacttagtagaggccgttattgacaggcggggttaggtgtccttatgggcttcctaacacgtaccctcaccccttactcaagatctatggtttgtggatccgtctaaataccattggattacgagagtcattcaaatcgagtgatatagggtacaagtctttatctttaatcactcgtagtcgactggctttatgcttttcgatgaaaggtgtaaagttgacttgaacggttccaagttcccataaaacttggtggcgactctagtttgtcttaattcgattcgaaagaacctcgagtcgattatgcctagtgtggatcccgcggacgcagttcccgcgggcgttgtccacaccaTAAGGAGGATGATAGAAGGGGAGAGCAGCTGGAGGTGCAAGGGGACAGTGGGTCGGTTATGCGTAAGGATAGTGGGATTGAGGGGCAGGAGTATGAGGTATATCAAAATAAGGAGAGGGGAGAGGACCGTGAAGTGGTGGACATGGAGGCTGATGGGGGAGGAGAACGAGGCTCTATGGCTGGAAGGAGTGGACATGAGGCTACGGGACTGGAGAAGCGTGGAGGATCTTGGGTTCGATTAATGCGTGAGAAAGACAAGGGTGAGAAGGGGGATACCACATGCAAGCTAGGCAAAAGAGAACGTGTGGAGGGGGAAAAGGGAGGAGTTGTGAGTGAAAAGAAGTTAAAATCGATCATGGGTGTCAGCTCACCTGAGGTGGAGGCTGAGACAACTCAGCCCCGCCGGGCATTATGAGTCTTTTGAGCCTAAACTGTGggggcttgggcaaccccgaTGCAGTAGGCGGATTACGAAACCTCCTAAGGAGGTAAGCCCCTGCTATAGTCTTCCTTTGCGAGACGAGACTTAGCAGTAAGGAGTTTAGGAGAGTTAGGGCGTGTTTTAATGAGTAAGAGGGGATTGAGGTGGATAGTGCGGGAAGATCGGGGGGTCTTGCATTTATGTGGAAAAAATAGGTAGGGTGTACTTTGAGGTCTGCATCGATGCATCATATCGATGTAGAGGTTAGCTGGAATAGTAAGACGTGGAGATTTACTGGTTTTTATGGGTGGCCTGTCGTGAGTGATAGGCACTTATCGTGGCAATTATTGAGAATGTTGAAAGAGGAGTATGATGGACCGTGGATTTGTATGGGGGACTTCAACGAGATCTTATATGCGACGGAGATGAAGGGTGGTGCCCGAgcacaatgacaaatgaataaCTTCCGGGAAGCAGTTAATGATTGTGGGTTACGGGATGTGGTCTTTGAAGGCTATGAGTTTACGTTTGATAATGGGCAAGCTAATGAGGCAAACAGGCAATGTAGACTTGATAGAGCTATGGGGAATGAGGGGTGATTTGAGCTGTTCCCCTATGCACGAGTTGAACATTTGGTTAGGGAATGGTCAGACCATTCCCCTATCAAATAATGGCTGTAAAGAAGAAGGGACGGGAGGGATGGGAAGAAGTTGTTTCGATTTGAGCAAGTATGGATTGAAGAAGAGGAGTGCGAGGATACCATTCGGTTAGCATGGGGGAGGGGTGATGGTGAGATTATGGATAGATTGAGACGGTGTGGGGAGGAGTTGATTGCTTGGAAAGGCGTGAGTATTATTAAGGTGATGCGTGATATTAAAAAGAAAAGACGTAGGCTTGTTATTCTCAATGAAGGTGCGAGGACACCTGCTTTGCTGAAGGAAAGAAATGAGCATGTCAAGGAGATTTCGAAGCTGCTTAAACAAGAAGAAATATTTTGGAAGCAGCGATCGAGGGCTATTTGGTTAGAGGAAGGAGACAAAAACACAAAATATTTTCACCTGAAAGCGACACAACGCAAGCAGAAGAATGCTATTCTGAAATTGATCGATGATGGAGGAGTATGTCGTATGGGGACGGAGAACATTGAAGCAGTGGCGTGTgattattttgaaaatttatttCAAACAGATGAGCCAAGTAATTTTGAGGAGGTCCTTGAAGGGGTGGCTGGGAGAGTTACGGAGTCTATGAATAATATTCTACGAGCTGACTACACCGAGGAGGAAGTAATTCGGGCACTGGAACAGATGCACCCGGATAAAGCGCCGGGGCCAAATGGAATGAATGACTTATTTTATCAGACATATTGGCACATTGTTGGACCGGCTGTGCTTAAGAAGGTGCTCGGAATTCTGAGAGGTGGTCAATTCCCGCCAGGTATGAATAAAACTTTTATTGTTCTTATCCCTAAGGTGAAGAGTCCTGATAAGATGAGCGAGTTCCGTCCCATTAGCCTTTGTAATGTTGTGTATAAGCTTGTGTCGAAAGTCCTCGCTAATAGGTTGAAGCTTTTTCTTGGGGAAATAGTGTCGGAGAACCAAAGTGCGTTTACCCCGGGGAGATTAATTACGGATAATACTCTTATAGCCTTTGAAACTTTCCATCATATGAAGGATACACGCCGGGGTGAGGGACACATGGCTCTTAAACTCGACATGGCCAAAGCTTACGATAGGGTTGAATGGGGTTTTTTAGAGCGGGTCTTGCAGCGGATGGGATTTGAGGCTCAGTGGACTAATAGAGTGATGATGTGTGTTCAGACGGTCTCTTTTGCTGTACTTGTTAATGGTAAACCTACGAGGGAATTTCGACCGCGACGAGGCCTACGCCAAGGGGATCCGTTATCACCATACCTATTCATTTTGTGTGCCGAGGTACTTTCGAGTCTAATGAGAAGGGTAGTTGAAAACAGGACTATACACGGCATTAAAATTGCGAATGAAGCACCAATGATCTCTCATCTTCTATTCGCTGATGACAGCTTATTCTTTTTTAAAGCCAATTTGGACGAGGTGCGGGTTGTGAAAGGGATTTTGACGACTTATGAGATGGCAACAGGTGAATTTTGATAAAACGACGGCGTCTTTTAGTCGAGGGACGGGGAGGTTGAGGAAGGAACAGGTGGCTAGTGAATTAGGTGTGCGCGTGGTTGATAATCCGGGTAAGTATTTGGGATTGCCCACGGTGCTAAGTCATTCTAAGCAAGCCCTTATGAGTCTATTACGAGATAAACTTAGCAAGAAATTACAGGGGTGGCGAGGGATGTTACTTTCGAAGGCCGGTAGAGAAGTGTTGATAAAGGCAGTTGCCCAATCAATCTCTACCTACGCAATGAGTGTCTTCAAACTCCCGAGTGCTTTTTGTGAGGAATTGCGATTGTTGGTCTCAAGGTTTTGGTGGGGCTCGGAGGATGGGAAGCGCAAGATTCCATGGGTTGCTTGGCAAAAGCTCTGTAGGTCGAAACACCTTGGTGGCTTGGGATTTAGAGACTTTCATAAATTCAACACGGCAATGCTCGGAAAACAAGCATGGAGACTTTTAACGGAAACTGACTCACTTCTTGCTCGTCTGCTAAGGGCGAAATACTATCGAGGAAAGTCATTCATGAAGGCGGGTTTAGGACATAATCCGAGCTACACTTGGAAAGGAATATGGGAAGCCAAGGAGGTGCTGAAGAAGGGGGCCTTGCGTCGGATAGGAAATGGGATGGGTACTAAAATATGGGGTGATCCTTGGATCCGAAGCTCAAACTCGGGATATGTGCTATCGCCTAGAGTGAATGGGGAAGAGGATTTGATGGTCTCTGACCTTATTGCAGCTGATGGGAAGTCATGGAATATGCATAAGGTACGCTCACTTTTCTTGCCCTTTGAACAAGACGAGATCCTTCATATGAAATTATGCGGAGGAAACAAGGACGATATTTGGTGCTGGAGACTGGAAAAGGACGGTATCTACACCGTAAGGTCTGCATATCGAGCTCTTATGAATGATGGGAATGCTGACCAAGGGCCGTCTGACTATGCCCGGAGTAAATTGTTATGGAAAGGGATTTGGAGTGCGAATGTGCTTCCTCGaattaaaattttcttttggcaaCTATGCAATGAAGCAATTCCTACAAATGAAAATGTCGCAAAACGAATCCAAGGCCATAACGCTATTTGTCCGGTCTGTTTGGCTGAGGTGGAGACTTGTCTCCATCTCGTCAAGGGTTGTGGTTGGGTGGGAGGGATTTGGGATGGGCTAGGTTTGGAGCCAAAGAAGGAAGTTGGGCATGAgagggtgagggagtgggtggaggATTTGCGGAGGGAGATGGGGGCAGAGGAGCGAGGGAAGTTAATGACGAGATGTTGGGCGATATGGGAAGCTAGAAATAACTTGGTGTTTGAGCAAAGGGCGTTGAATTTGGGTAATACGAGAAGAAGGGTGGAGGAATTGTTAATGGAGTTGGAGATAGGGATGTCGAGGAGGAGTAATGGGCCTGTGGGGAATGGCAGGAAAGGGTGTAATAAGGAGAGTGTGGAGGGTAATATATTAGGAAGGGAGCTGAGTGACGGCAGATTGGAGGAAGAAGGGGTACGCATAATGTGTGATGCAGGGGTAAAGGAGGGATGAGGCGTGGGTTTGGGCGTGGTGTGCTGGAACCAGGAGGACGCAGTACAGTGGGCAGTGATGGTACGGAGACGAGGCATGGCGGAGGCAGACGAGGTAGAAGCAGAAGCAATCCTTGAGGGCGTAAAGGAAGCAGCTATGAGAGGAGTAAGACGAGTTGTTGTGGAAAGTGACTGCAAATCCGTCATTGATATCTTGAAGGATGGAACGAAGGGACGGAGCTTTCTACATTTACTTGTTGATGAGATACGACAATTTTGTGGCAACTTTGATTTTATTGTTTGGCGTTATGTAAACCGTAAGAACACCAGAGTAGCTCATGATTTAGCTCATTTGTCAAATCATGTAATCGGTAGGAAAGTGTGGGAAGGTCGACTTCCGTGTAGGTCTGAGTTTTCATATATGCAAATTTAATCCCTCTTTggggttttcaaaaaaaaaagggcTAAAGAAGGCCAAACACTTCTTGTAGAATATCTAATCTAAGTCAATCGAGATAACAAACACAAACAATCCTAACCAAAACAGTTTTGGTTACTATTGACATTTTCAAAAGGTAGGAAATAAACCAAATCTGGATAACAAAAACAACTAGGATATCTTCCCCAAATTATACTACTTCACTGCTATTATAAATAACGTACGTGTTACATAATTATTTGTCACTATTAATTGCTGAAGCATCAATTAATTAAACTCGCCCGTTACCTCTACCACCGCCATCGGTTACATCTCGTTGCCCACCGGTAAGGTTCCTTAACatcatttttttttatcttttatgTTTTACTATTTGAAAAATGTTATTCCGGCCATTTGACTTTAATTATAACTTTGACCAAGAGTTGTCGTCTTGATAAGTCAACAAATTTGACAAAGCACTTTTACCTCTATATAAAATGGTCAAAGTTTAACATTTTGATCAAAGTTGATAACAAATAGCTCTAAATTTAAGTTTGATAAAACTGATCCaattcaattcttttttttttttttttttggcaagttGAAAACAAGGATTTTCACATATTCATGGCCTCACAGGCGAGACCATGAGCAGCCTTATTCAGACTCCTAGGGCGAAAGCTAACGCATAAACAATGAAAATCTACACATAACGCTAAGATATCTTTCAGTACTCCTTTAACCTGGCGATGAGCTTCTTGAAGACCTGCAATTTGCGCAACCAATTGTAGGCAGTCAGATGATAAATCCAAATGCAGCAAACCACGATCCCGAGCCCAGGCCAACACTCTTCTAACCCCCAGGGCTTCCGCCTGAAGTGCTGATTCCGCCCTTAATTTAGTCATCCCTTCAAAAAAGGACTCGCCCTCCACTCCAGTATAGGCCACCCACCAAATTCCGGCTTCACCTGATTTCTTCCAGCCTGCATCCACCTTAACCCTCGTGACCTCACAGTTCCTTGCCTCACCTATAAGACGGTAAGGATAGCCCTCTCGAATCCTCTTAAGCTCCGCCACAGTTTGGTCCCTAACATCCCCACCCTTTCCCATCGATCCTTTTTCCTTCAACTCACTAATGTTCATCACCTCGCTCACTGTTTGAGACCAGACTTTGTAGTAGCCTCCCGGATGAAAAACATCTCCTCTAAACATGATATTATTCCGGGCAGCCCAAATATTCCATAGAATAGCTAAAAATTGAATCACACACTTTTCCCCATCCGCCAGTTTGTTAAGGTAAGTGATCCAATTAATGATCCACCCATCTAACTCCATATTCCCCAAACAACTTGGGGTAATTCCCAGGGCCGACCCAACCCAGATCCTTTTTACCATTTCACAGTCTCGAAAGAGATGTGTCAAAGTTTTCAGAGTAGGATTCTGCCCATTACACAGACAACATGAATGGTTTTCCTGCAAATTCCGCCTGAGGAGCTCTCTTCCTATTGGTAAAGTCTTTGAAAGGATTTTCCAAAGCAAAAACTTCCACTTTCGAGGTCCGGGGAGACGCCATAACCTGGATTTACAAAATAGCTGTCCCTTAGTACTTAACCGTTCTTTATCCTTAGTTGTCCCTTTAGCATCCATAAAGCTCTTAAACACCACTCCATACCCACTCTTCACAGTATACTCCCCACTTCCAGTGTGTATCCAATACATCTCATCCTCTTTCCTTGAGGCACACCAAGGAATAGCAAGAATTTTGCTCGCGTCTTCTGCTTCAAAAATTTGCCTTATTTTCTCCTCCTTCCAATCCCCATTGCCGTAGTATAAATCCCTAATTCTCAAATCTTTCAAATGAGCAAACTCAGGCCCCAAAATCCTGTTATTTGGCTCCGGAGTCTCACCATTTACCCATCTAGTACTCCACACATTCAAGTTTGACACGAAGCTAGGTTTCCAGCCTATATTATTTAAAATGAGATTAAGTCCATACCTGATGCTTCGCACACTCCATGACCCATAGCTCCGTGTCTTGATCACGGCTTCCCCTATAAGTCCACCGTTCCCCAGCACCAAATCCCTAAAGCTTTTGCAGAATAAAGAATCTTGCTCCCCTAAGATTCGCCATGCGTGTTTCGCGAGCAGAGCTTGGTTTAAACACTCAATATTTCGTATCCCCAGACCCCCACTGCTTTTTGGTTGGCTAAAAAAGTTCTTACTACACCAATGAGTGACCTTCCCCGATCTGCATccggcccaccaaaaatgtgacaaaaGAGAATTAATTTTCTTTGCCACACTTATCGGTATTTTGAATACCGATAGAAAGAAATTAGACAAGTTCGATAGAACAGATGAGATCAAG is a genomic window containing:
- the LOC141629479 gene encoding uncharacterized protein LOC141629479 is translated as MVRRRGMAEADEVEAEAILEGVKEAAMRGVRRVVVESDCKSVIDILKDGTKGRSFLHLLVDEIRQFCGNFDFIVWRYVNRKNTRVAHDLAHLSNHVIGRKVWEGRLPCRSEFSYMQI